From a region of the Campylobacter sp. genome:
- a CDS encoding ABC transporter ATP-binding protein: protein MQNLIEVKNAGFYYEAEKFCFRNLSFKLASSQTLAILGLNGQGKSTLMSCMMGILQPKEGEIVRKAKFAFLPQSFNVAFDYSVLDIVLMGRVREISLFSKPGKKDIQICLDALETLGVAHLQKRSFNALSGGQRQLVLFARALASGSDVLFLDEPASALDIKNQDRVLSLIANLRSNSDASIVFTTHQPNHALAVADRTLILRNDLSYNYGASNEILTEAALSSLYGVQIKTAEFDVAGEQIPSITQIFSAQVR, encoded by the coding sequence ATGCAAAATCTAATTGAGGTAAAAAACGCTGGCTTTTACTACGAGGCGGAAAAATTCTGCTTTCGCAACTTAAGCTTCAAGCTTGCCAGCTCTCAAACATTAGCGATTTTGGGCTTAAACGGGCAAGGCAAAAGCACGCTAATGTCGTGTATGATGGGGATTTTACAGCCTAAAGAAGGCGAGATCGTGCGCAAGGCAAAATTTGCTTTCTTGCCGCAGAGCTTTAACGTCGCGTTTGATTACAGCGTACTTGACATCGTACTAATGGGGCGGGTACGCGAGATCTCGCTCTTTTCAAAACCGGGCAAAAAGGATATTCAAATCTGCCTTGACGCTCTGGAAACGCTAGGCGTCGCCCATCTGCAAAAGCGCAGCTTTAACGCCCTTAGCGGCGGGCAGAGGCAGCTCGTGCTCTTTGCTAGAGCTCTAGCTAGCGGCAGCGACGTGCTGTTTTTGGACGAGCCTGCCAGCGCGCTTGATATCAAAAACCAAGACCGCGTGCTAAGCCTCATCGCAAATTTGCGCTCAAATAGCGATGCGAGCATAGTTTTCACCACTCACCAGCCTAACCACGCCCTCGCAGTCGCCGATCGCACACTGATCTTGCGAAATGATCTTAGCTACAACTACGGCGCGAGCAACGAAATTTTAACCGAAGCTGCGCTTAGCTCGCTCTATGGCGTACAGATCAAAACGGCGGAATTTGACGTTGCGGGCGAGCAAATCCCCAGCATCACGCAAATTTTCAGCGCGCAGGTAAGGTAG
- a CDS encoding iron ABC transporter permease yields the protein MLNLILLLFWVVLALISLASGQFHIPLEEIFKILFSGGGDEAAKSVMMDVRIPRILLSSLCGGALAIAGLSLQAVFKNPLVGPHIVGVSTAAAFGGALCILLGLSGLWLAGFAFCFGLAALFLLYLLAKFVARADIFSLILAGIVINGVFAALTSLVQYLADDEEVLPNIVFWLLGSFVSAGYDKVILMCAIALPASAVLIALRWRFNLLSLNDDDLRVLGVDVKFLRCTILALCTALIAVQVSVSGNIGWVGLVVPHATRLIAGSDHVKLMPACFIAGAIFMLAIDDLSRSLSSAEIPLGILSALIGSPIFALLLKRSAKNAKSN from the coding sequence ATGCTGAACCTAATCCTGCTTCTTTTTTGGGTAGTGCTGGCGCTAATCTCGCTCGCTAGCGGGCAGTTTCATATCCCGCTAGAAGAAATTTTTAAAATTCTCTTTAGCGGAGGCGGCGATGAAGCCGCCAAAAGTGTGATGATGGATGTTAGAATTCCGCGCATTCTACTCTCCAGCCTTTGCGGTGGAGCGCTTGCTATCGCGGGTTTGAGCTTGCAGGCGGTATTTAAAAACCCACTCGTTGGCCCACACATCGTAGGCGTTAGCACCGCAGCGGCATTCGGCGGCGCGCTTTGTATCTTGCTAGGATTGAGCGGCTTATGGCTTGCGGGGTTTGCATTTTGCTTCGGACTTGCGGCGCTATTTTTGCTCTATCTTTTGGCAAAATTCGTAGCACGCGCAGATATTTTCTCGCTCATTTTAGCAGGTATAGTCATTAACGGCGTATTTGCTGCACTTACGAGCTTAGTGCAGTATCTAGCAGACGATGAGGAAGTGCTGCCTAATATCGTCTTTTGGCTACTAGGAAGCTTCGTAAGCGCAGGATACGATAAGGTAATTTTGATGTGCGCGATCGCCCTGCCCGCTTCTGCAGTATTAATCGCGCTGAGATGGCGGTTTAATCTACTCAGCCTAAATGATGATGATTTGCGCGTGCTAGGCGTGGATGTTAAATTTCTGCGCTGCACGATCCTAGCGCTTTGCACCGCTCTGATCGCCGTACAAGTTAGCGTCAGCGGAAATATCGGCTGGGTAGGTCTTGTAGTGCCGCACGCCACCAGGCTCATCGCGGGCAGCGACCACGTGAAGCTAATGCCTGCCTGCTTCATCGCAGGAGCGATCTTTATGCTGGCAATCGACGATCTATCTCGCTCGCTAAGTAGCGCCGAAATTCCTTTAGGAATTCTATCTGCTCTCATCGGAAGCCCGATCTTTGCCCTACTTCTAAAAAGGAGCGCCAAAAATGCAAAATCTAATTGA
- a CDS encoding ABC transporter substrate-binding protein: MLKLHSILLGAALCASLAFADRTITDQLGRKVTIPDQVNRIVVLHHEALNVLNEINAQDKVVGILKSWEQRLGKEYNRLAPSFKNLPNPGDIKDVNYEALLSLKPDAVVVVNYFPKEYIAKMEELKIPVVGISFFSSAQEEKAKLNPTFKDERDSFAAYDEGFYEGVKILGELSNHEKDAAELIDFVKKSQADLNAKFSNFIVDKRPRVYMANPDLTTYGSGKYTGVMLARAGATNVAAADIKGYKQVSPEQILAWNPQIILVQNRYPQVPAELKANPALKGLSAVKEDRIYLMPEFVKAWGHPTAEAMALGEEWLAMKLYPQNFKDANFDKKVEEFYEKFYRVKYQK; the protein is encoded by the coding sequence ATGCTTAAACTTCACTCAATCCTTCTTGGTGCAGCGCTTTGCGCTAGCCTGGCTTTTGCAGATCGCACGATTACCGATCAGCTCGGTCGCAAGGTCACAATCCCGGATCAAGTAAATCGTATCGTCGTGCTACACCACGAAGCACTCAATGTCTTAAACGAAATCAACGCCCAAGATAAGGTCGTAGGCATCCTAAAAAGCTGGGAGCAGCGCCTAGGCAAAGAGTATAATCGTTTGGCACCGAGTTTTAAAAACCTACCTAATCCAGGCGATATCAAAGATGTCAATTACGAAGCTCTGCTTAGTCTAAAGCCCGATGCGGTCGTAGTGGTCAACTACTTCCCTAAAGAATATATCGCTAAAATGGAGGAGTTGAAAATCCCAGTCGTAGGTATTTCATTTTTCAGCTCTGCACAAGAGGAAAAAGCTAAGCTAAATCCGACCTTTAAAGATGAGCGCGATAGCTTCGCTGCTTACGATGAGGGCTTTTACGAGGGGGTTAAAATTCTAGGCGAACTAAGCAATCACGAAAAGGATGCCGCTGAACTAATAGATTTCGTTAAAAAATCGCAAGCTGATTTAAATGCCAAATTTAGTAATTTTATCGTAGATAAAAGACCTAGAGTTTATATGGCAAATCCCGATCTTACGACCTACGGTAGCGGCAAATATACTGGCGTAATGTTAGCAAGAGCGGGTGCGACGAACGTTGCCGCTGCAGATATAAAGGGCTACAAACAGGTTTCGCCGGAGCAAATTTTAGCATGGAATCCGCAGATTATCTTAGTGCAAAACCGCTATCCTCAAGTACCTGCCGAGCTTAAAGCAAACCCTGCGCTAAAAGGTCTTAGCGCCGTGAAAGAGGATAGAATTTATCTAATGCCCGAATTCGTTAAAGCATGGGGTCATCCGACTGCCGAAGCAATGGCGCTTGGTGAGGAATGGCTTGCGATGAAACTTTATCCGCAAAATTTTAAGGACGCAAACTTTGATAAAAAAGTAGAGGAATTCTACGAGAAATTTTACCGCGTCAAATATCAAAAATAA